From a single Bacillus pseudomycoides DSM 12442 genomic region:
- the tig gene encoding trigger factor produces the protein MAAKWEKLEGNVGVLTIEVDAKEVNNSIDAAFKKVVKTINVPGFRKGKMPRPLFEQRFGIESLYQDALDIILPKAYGEAIDETGIFPVAHPEIDIEKFEKNENLIFTAKVTVKPEVKLGEYKGLAVEKVETTVTDEDVENELQSLQERQAELVVKEEGTAENGDTAVIDFEGFVDGEAFEGGKGENYSLAIGSGTFIPGFEEQLIGLKAGESKDVEVSFPEEYHAEELAGKPATFKVTVHEIKAKELPALDDEFAKDADEEVATLEELKAKLRTNLEEGKKHEAEHKVRDEVVEKAADNAEIEIPEAMIETELDRMIREFEQRLSQQGMNLELYYQFTGTDADKLKEQMKEDAQKRVRINLVLEAIIEAENIEVTEEEVTAEVEKMAAMYNMPVDAITQALGSLDALSEDIKVRKAVDFLVDNSKAA, from the coding sequence ATGGCTGCAAAATGGGAAAAATTAGAAGGTAACGTTGGCGTTTTAACAATCGAAGTTGATGCTAAAGAAGTAAACAACTCTATCGACGCTGCGTTCAAAAAAGTAGTAAAAACAATTAACGTACCTGGTTTCCGTAAAGGAAAAATGCCTCGTCCGTTATTCGAACAACGCTTTGGTATTGAATCTTTATACCAAGATGCTTTAGATATTATCTTACCAAAAGCATACGGTGAAGCAATCGATGAAACTGGTATCTTCCCAGTTGCTCATCCTGAAATCGACATCGAGAAGTTCGAGAAAAATGAAAACTTAATCTTCACTGCAAAAGTTACTGTAAAACCTGAAGTTAAATTAGGTGAATACAAAGGACTAGCAGTAGAAAAAGTTGAAACAACTGTAACTGACGAAGATGTAGAGAACGAATTACAATCTTTACAAGAGCGTCAAGCTGAACTAGTTGTTAAAGAAGAAGGTACTGCTGAAAACGGCGATACAGCTGTAATCGACTTTGAAGGTTTCGTTGATGGCGAAGCATTCGAAGGCGGAAAAGGCGAGAACTACTCTCTAGCAATCGGTTCTGGTACATTCATCCCAGGTTTTGAAGAGCAATTAATTGGTCTAAAAGCTGGCGAGTCAAAAGACGTTGAAGTATCATTCCCAGAAGAGTACCATGCAGAAGAACTTGCTGGTAAACCAGCAACATTTAAAGTGACAGTTCATGAAATTAAAGCAAAAGAACTTCCAGCTTTAGATGACGAGTTCGCTAAAGATGCAGACGAAGAAGTTGCAACTCTTGAAGAGTTAAAAGCAAAACTTCGTACAAACTTAGAAGAAGGCAAAAAGCACGAAGCTGAGCACAAAGTTCGTGACGAAGTAGTAGAAAAAGCTGCTGATAACGCTGAAATCGAAATTCCAGAAGCTATGATCGAAACTGAGTTAGATCGTATGATTCGTGAATTCGAACAACGCTTAAGCCAACAAGGTATGAACCTTGAGCTTTACTACCAATTCACAGGTACTGACGCTGACAAGTTAAAAGAACAAATGAAAGAAGATGCACAAAAACGTGTAAGAATCAACCTTGTTCTTGAAGCGATCATTGAAGCTGAAAACATCGAAGTTACTGAAGAAGAAGTAACTGCAGAAGTTGAAAAAATGGCTGCAATGTACAATATGCCAGTTGACGCTATCACACAAGCTCTTGGAAGCTTAGATGCTTTATCTGAAGACATTAAAGTTCGTAAAGCTGTAGACTTCTTAGTAGACAACAGCAAAGCTGCATAA
- a CDS encoding PH domain-containing protein: MFKKVAADVLGLSDVGSVITPKDYDKVDADDYVMHEDGEKIYFLIKSKSDEYCFTNKGLIHLDGTSAASKKRTLRRFSYSKHQIKNVALETAGTIDLDVEIKFHMGDEYYSIDVHKKHIEELKDLYKALLKIEEISYENDITLQYAHKSLDMASNTFSRITNAQVNLAEQFKEMNQIAFNWLVDTKKQYNVKDYGFVFEKFIND; this comes from the coding sequence ATGTTCAAAAAAGTAGCTGCTGATGTTCTCGGGCTAAGCGATGTAGGTTCTGTAATCACACCGAAAGATTATGATAAAGTGGATGCTGATGATTATGTGATGCATGAAGATGGAGAAAAAATTTATTTTCTAATTAAATCAAAATCAGATGAATATTGTTTTACAAACAAAGGGTTAATTCACTTAGATGGTACGAGTGCAGCAAGTAAAAAACGTACATTACGCCGCTTCAGCTACAGCAAACATCAAATTAAAAATGTAGCGTTAGAAACTGCTGGTACAATCGATTTAGATGTAGAAATTAAATTCCATATGGGAGATGAATATTACTCAATTGACGTTCATAAAAAACATATCGAGGAATTAAAAGACTTATATAAAGCTCTTCTCAAAATTGAGGAAATTTCATACGAAAATGATATTACATTACAATATGCTCATAAAAGTTTAGATATGGCTTCTAACACATTTAGTCGTATTACGAATGCACAAGTTAATTTAGCAGAGCAATTTAAAGAAATGAATCAAATTGCGTTTAATTGGCTTGTGGATACGAAGAAGCAATATAACGTGAAAGATTATGGGTTTGTTTTTGAAAAATTTATTAACGATTAA
- a CDS encoding metallophosphoesterase, which produces MRALIVSDSHGSTKELQQLKDTYEGNVDVMIHCGDSELTPDHPDLRGFQVVKGNCDLYNGFEEEIITDVDEMRFFATHGHRYNIKMTLQTLLYRAKEVGANIVCFGHSHMLGAEFIDGILFINPGSILLPRSRKEKTFTLLEVNEKDIEIRFETLAGKVVAHKTFQRG; this is translated from the coding sequence ATGAGAGCTTTAATTGTAAGCGATAGTCACGGTTCTACGAAAGAATTACAGCAATTAAAAGATACATATGAGGGAAATGTAGATGTTATGATTCATTGCGGTGATTCAGAACTAACGCCAGATCATCCAGATTTACGAGGGTTCCAAGTAGTAAAAGGGAATTGCGATCTATATAATGGTTTTGAAGAAGAAATCATTACTGATGTAGATGAAATGCGCTTTTTTGCTACACACGGTCATCGATACAATATTAAAATGACTTTGCAAACACTTTTATATCGTGCAAAAGAAGTGGGAGCGAATATTGTATGTTTTGGACATTCTCATATGTTGGGAGCGGAATTTATTGATGGTATTTTATTCATCAATCCAGGAAGCATTTTACTGCCACGTTCCCGTAAAGAAAAAACATTTACTTTGTTAGAAGTAAATGAAAAGGACATTGAAATTCGATTTGAAACATTAGCTGGAAAAGTTGTCGCACATAAAACTTTTCAAAGAGGATAA
- a CDS encoding XTP/dITP diphosphatase — MKHVVVATKNIGKVREFAELFERFDLEVKSLHDFPNIEEVEETGETFEENALLKADSLCKQLNSIVIADDSGLIVDALNGNPGVRSARYAGEQKDDQANIDKVLTGLDGVSMEKRTARFYCALAVAFPEENKESVIVNGTCEGKILEQRRGENGFGYDPIFYVEEYKRAMAELTSDEKNEISHRGRALRKLEEKISAWFLEEE, encoded by the coding sequence ATGAAACATGTTGTTGTAGCAACGAAAAATATAGGGAAAGTACGTGAATTTGCCGAGCTATTTGAGAGATTTGACTTAGAAGTAAAATCTCTTCATGACTTCCCTAATATTGAAGAAGTCGAGGAAACTGGTGAAACATTTGAAGAAAATGCACTTTTGAAAGCGGACAGTTTATGTAAACAGTTAAATTCAATTGTTATTGCGGATGATTCAGGGCTAATTGTTGATGCGTTGAATGGAAATCCTGGTGTGCGCTCTGCTCGCTATGCTGGTGAGCAAAAAGATGATCAGGCAAATATCGATAAAGTTTTAACAGGATTAGATGGCGTTTCGATGGAAAAGCGTACAGCGCGTTTTTATTGTGCGTTAGCGGTTGCTTTTCCAGAAGAAAATAAAGAGTCGGTTATTGTAAATGGAACATGCGAAGGGAAAATTCTAGAGCAACGTCGTGGTGAAAATGGTTTCGGATATGATCCAATCTTTTATGTAGAAGAATACAAACGAGCAATGGCAGAGTTAACTTCAGATGAGAAAAATGAAATCAGTCACCGCGGGCGTGCTCTTCGAAAGTTGGAAGAAAAAATTTCAGCGTGGTTTTTAGAAGAAGAATAA